One stretch of Synergistes jonesii DNA includes these proteins:
- a CDS encoding aspartate/glutamate racemase family protein produces the protein MYYLPRDRDIDYVEERGRYCSGAGLGVLLVDEIYPAFPGDVRNPSAFSYPIQYEVVDGMDIQGLIRSENKEQYLARIIKAAKKLERMGCKALIGECGYFSYFQREVADAVNIPAFMSSLLQIRWAQSVIGAKKVVGVLMSGKAEMLEKHLTNVGVELNTNYVVEGAMDGGNCHQFHLLWDYRFREGPARASYKEAERDFVKCAVDFYRGYPNMGAMVLECTGFPPFARAIQREIDIPIFSWATLMDYAYLITRHRDFYGNI, from the coding sequence ATGTATTATCTTCCAAGAGACAGAGATATAGATTATGTTGAAGAAAGGGGGCGATACTGTTCTGGCGCCGGATTAGGGGTGCTCCTTGTAGATGAGATTTACCCTGCATTTCCAGGAGATGTTAGAAACCCGAGCGCATTTTCATATCCGATACAGTACGAAGTGGTTGATGGAATGGACATCCAAGGACTGATTCGATCGGAAAACAAAGAACAGTACCTTGCGAGGATTATCAAGGCTGCAAAAAAGCTGGAAAGAATGGGATGCAAGGCGCTGATCGGTGAGTGCGGTTACTTTTCGTATTTTCAAAGAGAAGTGGCTGACGCAGTAAATATTCCAGCATTCATGTCCAGTTTGCTGCAAATAAGATGGGCTCAGTCTGTAATTGGAGCAAAAAAAGTTGTGGGTGTTTTGATGTCTGGCAAAGCTGAAATGCTGGAGAAACATCTTACAAACGTAGGCGTAGAATTGAATACAAATTATGTTGTTGAAGGCGCCATGGATGGCGGCAATTGTCATCAGTTTCATCTTTTATGGGACTATCGCTTCAGAGAAGGGCCGGCACGCGCAAGTTATAAAGAAGCAGAAAGAGATTTCGTAAAGTGTGCGGTTGATTTTTACAGGGGATACCCAAATATGGGAGCCATGGTATTGGAATGCACTGGATTTCCGCCTTTTGCACGTGCTATACAAAGAGAAATAGATATACCAATTTTCAGTTGGGCGACATTAATGGATTATGCCTATCTAATTACGAGACACAGAGATTTTTACGGTAATATTTAA
- a CDS encoding NAD/NADP-dependent octopine/nopaline dehydrogenase family protein, with amino-acid sequence MKKTVAVLGAGNSGRALAADAALGGHPVRLFEFPEFAESLSALKKSKTIEVVGTQVNAKNFHREGIAKLDMVTTDIAKAMKGAEIIALSVQAVGFEKFFRAMIPHFEDGQVVVLYPDNYGTLILRRLMREMGCSKKIIIGGWSSLPYGARILDYGSLNRVALSYRAVSLRGDSLPSGDREQFFNAMKEFAPMDSVTFVAGDTVLDTGFCNVNPILHVPATLLNAGAIDNWGKIDYVGAMDVYYCIYHYAFSENISKVQYAFYLEEVKIAEALGVGIQTYPEDVFFSRMSLLGEECLGKGYRTPLDKNLPEVIGMVYNKNDRFTLKSRYITEDVPVGCKIYKELARLMGVETPIIDSMMVLAGTMNGVDYFKEGFDLEYLGIKGMDKEQLLTYLREGRI; translated from the coding sequence ATGAAGAAAACCGTTGCTGTTCTCGGCGCAGGAAATTCTGGGCGCGCCCTTGCCGCGGATGCGGCTCTTGGTGGACATCCTGTACGCCTTTTTGAATTCCCTGAATTTGCGGAATCTCTTAGTGCCCTCAAAAAGTCAAAAACTATAGAGGTTGTTGGAACGCAGGTAAACGCGAAAAATTTTCATCGTGAAGGTATTGCTAAACTTGATATGGTAACTACAGATATAGCTAAAGCCATGAAAGGCGCGGAAATTATCGCGTTGTCTGTACAAGCAGTAGGTTTTGAAAAATTTTTCCGTGCTATGATCCCTCATTTTGAAGATGGGCAGGTGGTAGTCCTCTATCCTGACAACTATGGTACGCTTATTCTCCGCAGACTCATGCGCGAAATGGGGTGCTCCAAAAAGATAATTATCGGGGGATGGTCAAGTCTGCCATATGGCGCCAGGATTCTCGATTATGGGTCGCTGAATAGAGTTGCCCTCTCATATCGGGCTGTATCTCTGCGCGGCGATAGCCTGCCCAGCGGCGACAGAGAACAATTCTTTAACGCGATGAAGGAATTCGCACCAATGGATTCCGTTACATTTGTTGCCGGGGATACGGTGCTTGATACCGGCTTCTGCAATGTCAACCCAATCCTTCATGTTCCCGCTACTCTTCTTAACGCTGGTGCTATAGATAATTGGGGTAAAATCGACTATGTTGGAGCAATGGATGTTTATTACTGTATATATCACTATGCTTTTTCGGAAAATATATCAAAAGTTCAGTATGCTTTCTATCTTGAAGAGGTCAAGATAGCCGAAGCGCTAGGTGTTGGCATTCAGACTTATCCAGAAGATGTATTTTTCTCTCGTATGAGTCTACTTGGCGAGGAATGCCTTGGCAAAGGCTACAGAACCCCACTTGACAAGAATCTTCCCGAAGTAATAGGGATGGTTTACAACAAAAATGATCGTTTTACCCTCAAAAGCCGCTATATTACAGAAGATGTTCCCGTTGGATGCAAAATATATAAAGAACTGGCCCGACTCATGGGGGTTGAGACGCCTATAATCGACAGCATGATGGTTTTGGCTGGCACAATGAATGGGGTTGATTACTTTAAAGAGGGTTTCGATCTTGAATATCTCGGTATAAAAGGAATGGATAAAGAGCAGCTTCTAACATATCTCAGAGAGGGTAGGATATAG
- the dctP gene encoding TRAP transporter substrate-binding protein DctP, whose protein sequence is MSKKIFAVCTIAVCISFLIGFVGIGEAKPLLVRIGGQVPVDQMGSIAINEIAKEIETKTNGAIKARTYPASQLGDYVLMYEELMRGDLDMAMITAPTHVDTRFVLPWMPYPAKGWNDAKRVFDKNGWLVKTMIAAHKEKGVRFMGFFMNGFGGVGTTKPVKNILDFAVPKNIVLRCSPIAHSRYLVESLNFRSVTIPYAELYVSLQTGVADGWVGGNPAYNYTGFRDVVKYYYQINNEVNADQVLISETTWKKFTPEQQKIVTEAIERQNKRSFESAEAEDQKYIDLMKKSGIKVYTYTEEELSKTAEHVRSVVWEQMKPDLGENLYKELVKEFNIK, encoded by the coding sequence ATGTCAAAAAAAATATTCGCAGTTTGTACGATAGCGGTATGCATTTCATTCTTAATTGGTTTTGTAGGTATAGGTGAAGCAAAACCTTTGCTTGTTCGTATTGGCGGGCAGGTCCCTGTAGACCAGATGGGTTCTATAGCTATTAATGAAATAGCTAAAGAAATTGAGACAAAAACCAACGGAGCGATAAAAGCCCGTACATATCCTGCAAGCCAGCTCGGAGACTATGTTCTCATGTATGAGGAACTTATGCGCGGTGACCTCGACATGGCGATGATCACCGCTCCTACGCACGTGGACACCAGGTTTGTTCTTCCATGGATGCCATACCCTGCAAAAGGCTGGAATGATGCCAAACGCGTTTTCGACAAGAATGGATGGCTTGTCAAAACGATGATTGCTGCGCATAAGGAAAAAGGTGTGAGATTTATGGGGTTTTTCATGAATGGATTCGGCGGCGTGGGTACGACAAAACCGGTAAAGAATATTTTGGATTTTGCAGTGCCTAAGAATATAGTTCTTCGCTGTTCACCCATCGCTCATTCAAGATATTTAGTGGAATCTCTAAACTTCAGAAGCGTAACTATTCCGTATGCCGAACTTTACGTATCTCTCCAGACTGGTGTAGCAGACGGATGGGTCGGTGGAAACCCTGCATATAACTATACCGGCTTCAGGGATGTCGTTAAATATTATTACCAGATTAATAATGAGGTCAACGCAGATCAGGTTCTAATAAGCGAAACAACATGGAAAAAGTTTACACCAGAGCAACAGAAAATAGTTACAGAAGCGATAGAGAGGCAAAATAAAAGAAGTTTCGAGTCGGCCGAAGCAGAGGATCAAAAGTATATAGACCTTATGAAGAAATCTGGCATAAAGGTTTATACATATACAGAAGAAGAACTTTCGAAAACTGCGGAACATGTGAGATCCGTCGTGTGGGAACAGATGAAACCTGACTTAGGCGAGAATTTATATAAAGAGCTTGTTAAAGAGTTCAATATAAAATAA
- a CDS encoding trimethylamine methyltransferase family protein, which produces MAICNANPEIWRQLQPRQKDEIYDVSLRILREIGVRVGSASARKRLGSNGARVCGEVVYITDEMVSSALKTSPSVFKIYRTTGEEAMLLDGRSVYFGSGTDSVKYLDPFNGGITPCNRESVLVMSMLTEMLPNIDFIDAVGMISDIDTRLGSRFAFSIALANTTKVLNFCADTAESYKDIIQLAADFSGGSENLKKKPFLFGYSEPVSPLFHSGDGCDKLDVCARAGVPVVYMPYCMRGGTAPITFGGAMVQSMAEILSGLVIHQSCVPGAPFIMGCMPSVFDMKTTVGAYGAAEFHHGVLVSSEMADYFGLPFYGTGGTTDAGTLDFQAGAESMMCFMSSMAGKINFVHDVGTLCHNVVLSPEFLVMCNDMIDNLRIFKQKINFNYEDYRFELIRETGPSGHYLTHDDTLTNFKKIKYSKFFTRDVSYETPNNMAEKLRKETQKLIKNFVPPSYSEAQIEAIKSAEKCWRKSAS; this is translated from the coding sequence ATGGCAATTTGCAATGCAAACCCTGAAATATGGAGGCAGCTCCAGCCGAGGCAGAAAGACGAAATATACGATGTCTCTTTGAGAATATTACGGGAGATTGGTGTACGAGTCGGCTCGGCATCGGCAAGAAAACGTCTCGGCAGTAACGGTGCCAGAGTTTGCGGAGAAGTAGTATATATTACCGACGAAATGGTCTCATCTGCGCTAAAAACATCGCCGAGCGTCTTTAAGATATACAGGACAACAGGAGAAGAAGCCATGCTTCTTGACGGCAGAAGCGTCTACTTTGGTTCCGGAACTGACAGTGTAAAATATCTTGATCCTTTCAACGGTGGCATTACCCCATGTAATAGAGAATCGGTCCTCGTGATGTCTATGCTTACAGAGATGCTTCCCAATATAGATTTTATCGATGCGGTTGGCATGATATCCGATATAGACACCAGACTGGGCAGCCGTTTTGCGTTTTCAATCGCCCTTGCAAACACTACTAAAGTTCTCAACTTTTGCGCAGATACTGCGGAAAGCTATAAAGATATAATACAGCTTGCTGCGGATTTTTCAGGTGGTAGCGAAAATTTAAAGAAAAAGCCATTTTTATTCGGTTATAGCGAACCGGTGTCTCCACTTTTTCACAGCGGAGATGGATGTGACAAACTTGATGTCTGTGCAAGGGCGGGCGTGCCTGTAGTTTATATGCCATACTGCATGAGGGGAGGAACAGCACCGATCACATTCGGGGGTGCTATGGTCCAGAGTATGGCGGAAATACTTTCAGGGCTTGTTATTCACCAGAGTTGTGTACCAGGAGCACCCTTCATCATGGGCTGTATGCCTTCGGTTTTTGACATGAAAACTACTGTCGGAGCCTATGGTGCAGCGGAATTCCATCACGGAGTGCTCGTTTCGTCGGAAATGGCAGACTACTTTGGCTTGCCGTTTTACGGAACGGGTGGTACGACAGATGCAGGGACATTAGACTTTCAGGCGGGGGCCGAAAGCATGATGTGCTTCATGTCCAGTATGGCTGGCAAGATAAATTTTGTGCACGATGTAGGCACTCTTTGTCATAACGTAGTGCTCTCTCCGGAATTTCTTGTTATGTGCAACGATATGATTGATAATTTGAGAATATTTAAACAAAAAATTAATTTCAACTATGAGGATTACAGGTTTGAGCTTATAAGAGAAACAGGTCCTTCAGGACATTATCTTACCCACGACGATACCCTTACTAATTTCAAGAAAATTAAATATTCAAAGTTCTTTACAAGGGATGTTTCTTATGAGACACCCAACAACATGGCCGAGAAGTTAAGAAAGGAAACACAGAAATTAATAAAAAATTTTGTTCCACCATCGTACTCTGAAGCTCAGATTGAGGCTATTAAATCCGCAGAAAAATGTTGGAGGAAGTCTGCATCATAA
- a CDS encoding TRAP transporter large permease, with the protein MTLISMIVLLIALAVGIPVALAFLASTACFVIGGYSPAQLVPYGFNKAGAMVLIAIAMFILAGQLMRKGEIGDKLIDLVELKASRIKAGLGVVGVVSCALFGSCTGSASATISCIGSILFPRLEKAGYPKAHSAALLSNAATLGMLIPPSGTMILYAWLGGQSVLACFLASVIPGIILTAQFSLINCFLMRNVDLVRIPKMSKEEKRKESSRRTKKALPAFVMPIIVLGGIYSGLMTPTEAAGCAAIYAIPLGLYIYKTTTCKEILDCFVDSAANAGAIMFMLFSVMILSKLYIMEDVPNQIVDLLLYVSDNKYVILMMINVFLFIIGMIMDDTSGILLVTPILVPIILKLGFDPIHFSAIVAVNLGMGNTTPPAAPLLYLGSRLGDAPLGDMLKPCFYLIIFGWIPNLILTTYCPILSTWLPKLILG; encoded by the coding sequence ATGACATTAATTTCCATGATTGTCCTTTTAATAGCTCTGGCTGTTGGCATACCAGTAGCACTGGCGTTTCTTGCTTCTACGGCATGCTTTGTGATTGGCGGATACTCCCCTGCGCAGCTTGTTCCTTATGGTTTCAACAAGGCTGGAGCGATGGTGCTGATTGCGATAGCAATGTTCATACTCGCCGGTCAGCTGATGCGCAAAGGTGAAATTGGCGATAAACTTATTGACCTTGTAGAATTAAAAGCATCGAGGATAAAGGCTGGCCTGGGAGTTGTGGGGGTTGTTTCATGCGCGTTGTTCGGCTCATGTACTGGAAGCGCAAGTGCAACCATTTCCTGCATAGGTTCTATATTGTTTCCGCGGCTTGAAAAGGCAGGATATCCAAAAGCTCATTCCGCCGCATTACTCTCTAATGCCGCCACATTAGGCATGCTTATTCCGCCGAGCGGAACGATGATTCTTTATGCATGGCTTGGAGGGCAGTCTGTGCTTGCCTGTTTTCTCGCTTCCGTTATTCCTGGCATAATATTAACGGCTCAGTTTTCTCTTATTAACTGTTTCTTAATGAGAAATGTTGATTTGGTAAGAATACCAAAGATGAGTAAAGAAGAAAAAAGAAAAGAATCCAGCCGTAGGACAAAAAAAGCGCTTCCGGCCTTCGTGATGCCTATAATCGTCTTAGGCGGTATATACAGCGGTCTTATGACGCCCACGGAGGCAGCGGGGTGTGCCGCTATTTATGCCATTCCTCTAGGGTTATATATCTATAAGACAACGACATGTAAAGAGATTTTAGACTGCTTTGTCGATTCCGCCGCTAATGCTGGAGCGATAATGTTTATGTTGTTTTCTGTTATGATACTGAGCAAGTTGTATATTATGGAAGATGTTCCTAATCAGATAGTAGATTTGCTACTATATGTATCAGATAATAAATATGTAATTTTGATGATGATTAATGTTTTTTTATTTATCATTGGAATGATTATGGACGACACCAGCGGTATTCTCCTTGTTACCCCGATACTTGTCCCAATAATATTAAAGCTGGGTTTTGATCCTATACATTTTTCAGCGATTGTTGCAGTTAATCTTGGAATGGGCAACACTACTCCTCCAGCCGCTCCTCTTCTCTATCTAGGCTCGCGCCTTGGAGACGCTCCGCTGGGCGATATGCTGAAACCATGTTTCTATCTGATAATTTTTGGCTGGATACCAAATCTTATTCTCACAACGTACTGCCCTATTTTATCAACATGGCTCCCGAAACTGATACTTGGATAA
- a CDS encoding TRAP transporter small permease encodes MTKTSFGYKFIGALDIIQKGVLIISTATVLALLGTSIICRYVLHVNMYGLEELVQMAGYYLYFMGAGFSVRLGYEIKADMVDLFPVRQKVKDYIHAAANVISVILAFLFVYWGFLMIGWGVKVNPVTPGLRLPIMISYIGVEAGFVFGFIYTLINAYKFCKLLKCS; translated from the coding sequence ATGACAAAAACTTCGTTTGGCTATAAATTTATTGGTGCATTAGATATTATACAAAAGGGCGTTTTGATTATCTCTACAGCTACGGTTCTGGCACTCTTAGGAACGTCGATAATATGCAGATATGTTTTGCATGTCAATATGTATGGACTAGAAGAATTAGTGCAAATGGCTGGCTACTACCTTTACTTTATGGGAGCCGGTTTCAGCGTGAGGCTTGGGTATGAAATAAAGGCGGATATGGTAGACCTTTTCCCTGTCAGGCAAAAAGTGAAAGATTATATACATGCGGCGGCAAACGTCATCTCCGTAATTTTAGCGTTTTTGTTTGTGTATTGGGGGTTTCTTATGATTGGATGGGGAGTGAAAGTAAATCCTGTTACGCCAGGGTTGCGCTTGCCTATCATGATATCTTACATCGGTGTTGAAGCTGGATTTGTCTTTGGTTTCATTTATACGCTGATTAATGCCTATAAGTTCTGTAAGTTATTAAAATGCTCATAA